One window of Mediterraneibacter gnavus ATCC 29149 genomic DNA carries:
- a CDS encoding VaFE repeat-containing surface-anchored protein, which translates to MLKPAKQPHIRLTALFLCVTMFLSTLFFNAHTAYAADGTIDYKAGAKIPYGDYYTSRMSFDGNNTAYCVEPLKKTPASGKYPYNLLGKNSPLRKALYYLNGGYGYEKVIKDQYFQGWSDDNSYVIGHLVVSYIHAGNNGDSGAFHGAPQNYIDKALEVANAIEGLPAPPESFRAFIVPGDASQTFAGSWYQVPNGFIELQKSSANTDISDKNSNYSLEGAKYGIYKGEELVETLVTDKKGYAKSKELAEGSYTVKEISAPEGFAIDTSAHNVTVKAEGTSTVKVKDIPQNNPVKLLLKKLDADTQQNSAQGTGSLANAEFTIKFYTEQSATDPGANGKKPVRTWILKTDASGEIHFTKDYLVSGDEFFYASNGKTVCFPLGTVTVQETKAPAGYLPNESVFVQQITSTGTEETISIYNASSVEEQVFRGGVKIQKRDLETQGTQAQGTASLADAEFTITTLNKQPVWVGGKLYENGQAVLTIKSDVHGIAASAADALPLGHYRIEETKAPSGYLTDGAKALEFDITQNGEIVDLTTEETSVSNQIIRGGVKIQKRDLETGEAKPQGNASLKDAEFTITNLGPNPVLVDGTLYEKDQVVLTLKTDEKGLASTKKDTLPYGHYRVDETKAPEGYLNEGKLSQEFPITENGKILDLTAKETAISNQVIRGDLEFVKVSDGDLNRLANVPFSITSKTTGESHTIVTDKNGYASTSSEWNKHTTNTNRGETSEDGIWFGSSKPDDAKGALIYDTYILEEQRCDSNEGMNLLKIEVSVYKNHVVVDMGTLTDDQITIGTTALDKDSNSHFAKPEEKITLVDTVEYEGLKKGQSYKLIGTLMDQESGKPIEIDGKPVTAETTFKPKKSSGSAKVTFTFNASSLKGKTIVVFEELYQEDLKLAVHADITDQDQTIYFPEIGTTAKDKETDMNLSQADKEVTLVDTVAYKNLLPGEEYVMTGTLMDKESGKPVEIDKKEVTAETTFTPKESSGTVDVIFSFDGTSLAGKTVVVFESATYDGKEFATHADLEDNGQTIYFPEIATTAKDRADGDHFAKTDKEITIVDTVKYSNLIPGKEYALTGTLMDKETKEPLQADGKPITATTTFTPEDASGSIELTFTFDGSILSGKTIVVFESLTYQEKEIAVHADIEDHEQSIYFPGIGTTAKDKADGDQEAVATKEVTIIDTVSYKNLIPDTPYKLVGTLMDKTTQKEVLIDGKPVTAETEFTPKDSNSSVEVIFTFDGSTLAGHDVVVFEKLFSLEGETALEIASHEDLDDKGQTIKLTEVPKDTPEPSKPVKTGDETTILPYLLLAGAALLFAAGFGILYIRKRKKDK; encoded by the coding sequence ATGTTAAAACCAGCAAAACAACCTCATATCCGGCTAACCGCCCTTTTTCTTTGTGTCACGATGTTTCTTAGCACACTCTTTTTCAATGCCCATACCGCTTATGCTGCAGATGGAACCATTGATTATAAGGCAGGAGCCAAAATTCCATACGGGGACTATTATACTTCCCGCATGAGCTTTGATGGCAATAACACGGCTTATTGCGTAGAACCATTAAAGAAAACACCGGCTTCCGGAAAGTATCCTTATAACCTTTTGGGAAAAAATTCCCCACTCAGAAAAGCTCTTTACTACTTAAACGGTGGATATGGTTATGAAAAGGTAATAAAAGATCAATATTTCCAAGGATGGTCCGATGACAATTCTTATGTCATTGGTCATCTGGTCGTTTCCTATATCCATGCAGGAAATAATGGGGACTCCGGCGCCTTTCATGGTGCACCTCAAAATTATATTGACAAAGCATTGGAAGTTGCCAACGCCATTGAAGGGCTTCCTGCCCCACCAGAATCCTTCCGTGCTTTTATCGTTCCTGGCGATGCTTCCCAAACTTTTGCAGGAAGCTGGTATCAGGTTCCAAACGGCTTTATCGAACTGCAGAAATCCTCTGCCAATACCGATATTTCCGATAAAAATAGCAATTACTCTTTAGAAGGAGCCAAATACGGAATCTACAAAGGGGAAGAACTGGTAGAAACTCTTGTTACCGATAAAAAAGGATATGCAAAATCCAAAGAACTGGCTGAAGGAAGTTACACCGTTAAAGAAATCAGTGCCCCAGAAGGGTTTGCTATAGATACTTCCGCCCATAATGTTACGGTAAAAGCAGAAGGAACATCTACCGTAAAAGTAAAGGATATTCCTCAAAATAATCCCGTAAAACTGCTCCTTAAAAAGCTGGATGCTGACACCCAGCAAAATTCAGCACAGGGAACCGGCTCTCTCGCCAATGCCGAATTTACAATAAAATTCTATACAGAGCAGTCAGCTACCGATCCCGGAGCAAATGGTAAGAAACCGGTTCGCACCTGGATATTGAAAACAGATGCCTCTGGAGAAATCCATTTTACAAAAGATTATTTGGTATCCGGGGATGAATTTTTCTATGCCAGTAATGGAAAGACCGTCTGCTTCCCACTGGGTACAGTAACCGTACAGGAAACCAAAGCCCCTGCCGGCTATCTTCCAAACGAATCTGTTTTCGTGCAGCAAATCACCAGTACCGGTACGGAAGAAACTATCTCTATTTATAACGCTTCTTCTGTCGAAGAACAGGTCTTCCGAGGCGGCGTCAAAATTCAGAAGCGGGATCTGGAAACTCAGGGAACACAAGCACAAGGAACCGCATCGCTTGCAGATGCCGAATTTACCATTACCACTCTGAACAAACAGCCGGTATGGGTAGGTGGAAAGCTCTATGAAAATGGTCAGGCAGTGCTTACGATCAAATCGGATGTACATGGTATTGCTGCAAGTGCCGCTGATGCCCTGCCCCTTGGACATTACCGGATTGAAGAAACCAAAGCGCCTTCCGGATACCTAACCGATGGTGCAAAGGCTCTTGAATTCGACATCACCCAAAATGGAGAAATCGTAGATTTAACAACAGAAGAGACTTCTGTTTCTAACCAGATTATCCGTGGCGGTGTCAAAATCCAAAAACGGGATCTGGAAACAGGAGAAGCCAAACCACAGGGAAATGCTTCTTTAAAGGATGCAGAATTTACAATCACCAATCTTGGTCCAAATCCTGTTCTTGTGGATGGAACCCTTTACGAAAAAGATCAAGTAGTTCTCACTTTGAAGACAGATGAAAAGGGGCTTGCTTCCACCAAAAAAGATACGCTCCCTTATGGACATTACCGGGTTGATGAGACAAAAGCACCGGAAGGTTATTTGAACGAGGGAAAACTCTCTCAGGAGTTTCCTATCACAGAAAATGGGAAAATTTTGGATTTAACTGCAAAAGAAACAGCGATTTCCAATCAGGTAATCCGTGGCGATTTAGAATTCGTAAAGGTCTCTGACGGAGATTTAAACCGGCTGGCAAATGTCCCATTTTCCATTACCTCCAAAACTACAGGAGAAAGTCATACCATTGTAACAGACAAAAATGGCTATGCCAGTACTTCCTCAGAATGGAATAAGCACACTACAAATACCAATCGTGGGGAAACTTCTGAAGACGGAATCTGGTTTGGCTCTTCTAAACCTGATGATGCCAAAGGAGCCCTGATTTATGATACCTATATTTTGGAAGAACAACGCTGCGATTCCAATGAAGGTATGAACCTCTTAAAAATTGAGGTCTCTGTATACAAAAATCACGTAGTCGTGGATATGGGAACTTTAACGGATGATCAGATTACCATTGGAACTACTGCCCTTGACAAAGACAGCAACTCCCACTTTGCCAAACCAGAAGAAAAAATCACTCTAGTTGATACCGTAGAATACGAAGGCTTAAAGAAGGGACAGTCTTATAAGCTCATCGGCACACTGATGGATCAGGAATCCGGAAAGCCAATTGAAATAGATGGAAAACCTGTCACAGCAGAAACCACCTTCAAACCAAAAAAATCTTCTGGTTCTGCAAAAGTGACCTTTACGTTCAATGCCTCTTCTCTGAAGGGCAAAACAATCGTAGTATTTGAGGAACTGTACCAGGAGGATTTAAAACTGGCTGTTCATGCGGACATTACAGATCAGGATCAGACTATCTATTTCCCAGAAATCGGGACCACTGCAAAAGATAAGGAAACAGATATGAATCTTTCCCAGGCAGATAAAGAAGTTACCCTTGTAGATACGGTAGCTTACAAAAATCTTCTGCCCGGCGAAGAATATGTTATGACTGGAACCCTTATGGATAAAGAATCCGGAAAGCCTGTCGAAATAGATAAGAAAGAGGTTACTGCCGAAACCACATTTACTCCTAAAGAATCCTCTGGAACGGTAGATGTGATTTTTTCTTTTGATGGGACTTCCCTTGCCGGAAAAACCGTAGTTGTTTTTGAATCTGCTACTTATGATGGCAAAGAATTTGCAACACACGCAGATCTTGAAGATAATGGGCAGACCATCTACTTCCCAGAAATCGCTACTACTGCAAAAGACAGAGCAGACGGAGATCATTTTGCCAAAACCGATAAAGAGATTACTATTGTTGATACGGTTAAATATAGTAACCTAATTCCAGGAAAGGAGTATGCACTTACCGGTACCTTGATGGACAAAGAGACAAAAGAACCTCTTCAGGCAGATGGTAAACCGATTACTGCCACTACGACCTTTACTCCTGAAGATGCCTCTGGCAGTATTGAACTTACCTTTACATTTGATGGCAGCATCCTGTCCGGCAAAACAATTGTTGTCTTTGAGTCTTTAACGTATCAGGAAAAAGAGATTGCTGTTCACGCCGATATAGAAGACCATGAACAGTCTATCTACTTCCCGGGAATTGGAACTACTGCGAAGGACAAAGCGGATGGGGATCAGGAAGCCGTTGCTACGAAAGAAGTAACTATCATTGACACCGTATCCTACAAAAATCTGATTCCGGATACTCCATACAAACTGGTCGGCACGCTGATGGACAAAACAACCCAAAAGGAAGTTTTGATTGATGGAAAACCTGTCACGGCAGAAACAGAATTTACACCAAAGGATTCCAATAGTTCTGTCGAAGTCATCTTCACTTTTGATGGAAGCACATTGGCTGGACATGATGTAGTCGTTTTTGAAAAACTTTTTTCCCTTGAAGGAGAAACAGCACTTGAAATTGCTTCCCATGAGGATCTGGACGATAAAGGACAGACGATAAAACTTACGGAAGTTCCAAAAGACACACCTGAACCTTCCAAACCAGTCAAGACCGGAGATGAAACAACCATTCTTCCTTATCTTTTACTGGCAGGTGCCGCACTCCTCTTTGCTGCCGGATTTGGTATCTTATATATCCGTAAGCGGAAAAAAGATAAGTAA
- a CDS encoding sigma-70 family RNA polymerase sigma factor, with amino-acid sequence MIIPMTDDERRLTEEYLYLVPEMVKKLTTRCAYVSYDEQQDLLQAGNLALCKAAMNYDNTRPFAVYARVAIRNAIYSYWRKLQKERKYTCSMYASSEFDMEPLLVDQKTELWQEQCMNQEPIYKHLQSLEAGSCNTLRKGIHALLLQQKGYTNQEISKHYGVPMNHVRAWQSKARKYLQQDTKLYTLLS; translated from the coding sequence ATGATCATCCCGATGACAGATGATGAACGCCGATTGACAGAGGAGTACTTGTATTTGGTACCTGAAATGGTAAAAAAATTGACTACCCGTTGTGCTTATGTCTCATACGATGAGCAGCAAGACCTTCTGCAAGCCGGAAACTTAGCTTTATGCAAAGCCGCCATGAACTATGACAACACCCGTCCCTTTGCAGTTTACGCCAGAGTTGCCATACGAAATGCCATTTACAGTTATTGGAGAAAACTGCAAAAAGAACGAAAATACACCTGTTCCATGTATGCATCTTCTGAATTTGACATGGAACCCCTGCTTGTAGACCAAAAAACAGAACTGTGGCAGGAACAATGTATGAACCAGGAACCCATTTATAAGCACCTGCAGTCCTTAGAAGCGGGAAGCTGCAATACACTAAGAAAAGGAATACATGCCCTGCTCCTGCAGCAAAAAGGATATACCAACCAAGAAATTTCCAAACATTATGGTGTCCCAATGAATCATGTCCGGGCATGGCAAAGCAAAGCCCGGAAATACTTACAGCAGGATACCAAATTATATACTCTTTTATCTTGA
- a CDS encoding zinc-finger-containing protein codes for MKQKQIRCPYCGSIAILRDASYVYGNKAKDGKLYVCSHFPQCNSYVGVHPGTTNAKGKLANKELRQKRIQAHRVFDQIWLNHIFTKSEAYRWIADKFCLTAKEAHIGEFSTYMCDQLILESMKILENNHIPLRAIG; via the coding sequence ATGAAACAGAAACAAATCCGCTGCCCGTACTGCGGCAGCATCGCAATTTTAAGGGATGCGTCCTATGTATATGGAAATAAAGCGAAAGATGGAAAACTCTATGTGTGCAGTCACTTCCCACAGTGTAATTCTTATGTAGGAGTTCATCCTGGCACTACCAATGCCAAAGGAAAACTGGCAAACAAAGAACTTCGGCAAAAAAGGATCCAAGCACACCGGGTGTTTGACCAGATATGGCTAAACCACATCTTTACGAAATCGGAGGCTTATCGCTGGATTGCTGATAAATTCTGTCTGACTGCCAAGGAAGCACACATCGGAGAATTTAGCACTTATATGTGTGATCAACTAATTCTGGAATCCATGAAGATTCTGGAGAATAACCATATCCCTCTCAGGGCCATTGGTTGA
- a CDS encoding radical SAM protein encodes MKLSRYNIEKKEDKSCLIYNTVTSAILELDTDYEKTYYEMKEGKKCSKPDLESALLEGGMLVEDDKDEFAELLIRNKIERFADSNLTLTIAPTMACNFCCPYCYEKGREYITMSEAVQDQLTSQLKEKYQHIHELTVSWYGGEPLLAIETIEKLTKKIKSVLPLGCKYNADMVTNGYKLTRRVAEKLKDMDIHYIQVTLDGSKQAHDSRRILHNHQPTFEYILDNIRECADILNISIRINVDKTNINEATEIFDWLERYGLKGRVGYYLAPVDDINGVCNNHICMERPQYAKEEIAFYKEGIKRGFMYQGVKPSNYGVCGAISLNSFVIGPDGALYKCWNDIGYSERSSHAS; translated from the coding sequence ATGAAATTATCAAGATACAATATAGAGAAAAAAGAAGATAAAAGTTGTTTGATTTATAATACGGTCACATCTGCAATACTGGAATTAGATACTGATTATGAAAAAACATATTATGAAATGAAAGAAGGGAAAAAATGTTCAAAGCCTGATTTAGAGTCAGCATTATTAGAGGGTGGTATGCTAGTTGAAGATGATAAAGATGAATTTGCAGAATTGCTTATAAGAAATAAAATAGAAAGGTTTGCGGATTCAAATCTTACATTAACTATTGCCCCAACTATGGCATGTAATTTTTGTTGTCCCTATTGCTATGAAAAAGGGAGAGAATATATTACTATGTCTGAGGCTGTTCAGGATCAATTAACATCGCAGCTCAAAGAAAAATATCAGCATATACATGAATTAACGGTATCTTGGTATGGAGGGGAGCCATTATTGGCAATTGAAACTATTGAAAAATTAACCAAAAAGATAAAGTCTGTTTTGCCACTTGGTTGCAAATATAATGCTGATATGGTCACAAATGGTTATAAATTGACTAGAAGAGTAGCTGAAAAATTAAAAGACATGGACATCCACTATATTCAAGTTACTTTAGATGGTTCAAAACAAGCCCATGATAGTAGAAGGATTCTCCATAATCATCAGCCTACCTTTGAATATATATTGGACAATATAAGAGAATGTGCGGATATTTTGAATATTTCGATAAGAATTAATGTTGACAAGACAAATATAAACGAAGCAACAGAAATATTTGATTGGCTAGAAAGATATGGTTTAAAAGGTAGAGTTGGCTATTATTTAGCACCAGTAGATGATATTAATGGAGTATGTAATAATCATATATGTATGGAACGACCACAGTACGCAAAAGAAGAGATTGCGTTTTATAAAGAAGGGATTAAGAGAGGCTTTATGTACCAAGGTGTTAAGCCGAGCAATTATGGTGTATGTGGAGCAATTAGCTTAAATTCATTTGTGATAGGTCCAGATGGAGCGTTGTATAAATGTTGGAATGATATTGGATATAGTGAACGAAGTAGTCATGCATCTTGA